The genomic DNA TAACACCGTCTGCACAAAGACATACAAGGAATCCATCCCTAAAATGTTTGGCGTTAGGAAATGATTTTGCGTGACTGTTTGAAAACTAATAGTTGAAAAAGCCGCAGCGATTCCGACAAATATAAAAGCCAATAACTTTTTCCCTCGTAACGCCAAAGCAAAGGACCAATTGCCATACGTGTTATAAGTTAAATAACAAAGGCTCACAATTACTACGGCAGCTAAAAGCAAAAGTAATGAAAGCCATTTTTTTAAAGGCCGTTTCATTGTTTGCGCCCCCTTAGTAATAATAAAATGAACAAAATGCTCCCTAATGTTCCGACAACCACGCTGACAGGAATTTCATAGGGGGCAATCAATACTCGTGCTAAAATATCACAGATTAACAAGAACAAACTCCCGCAAATCCCAGTTAACCACAAGGTATTTTTCATATGATCGCCATAACGTAAAGACACGAGATTAGGAATCACAACCCCTAAAAACGGAATATTCCCCACCATCAATAAAACGATGGCACTTGCTAAAGCAACCAGCGTCAAACCTAAAAACTGAATTCGCTGGTAATGGACGCCAAGACTATTTGCAAATGCTTCACCCATACCAACGACAGTGAAATGATAAGCAAATAAATAAATAACAAACCACAAAGGAATCATTAAGAATAACCATTCATAATTCCCTTTCATAACTGTGGAAAAATTTCCTTGTAACCAAGCAGACATATTTTGAACCAATTGGTATTGATAGGCAAAAAATGTGGCAATTGAACCTAGAATGTTACCAAACATCACGCCCACCAAAGGGACCATCACTTGATTCTTACTTGGTAATAATCGAATGAGCGCTAAGAATAACAAGGTCCCGCTTAGCGCAAAAATAAAAGCAATTGCCGTTCGATAGAGAAACGGAGCTGTTGGGAAAAATAACATTGCGACTAAAATACCCAACCTTGCACTATCGGTTGTTCCAGCGACACTAGGAGCGACAAATTTATTTTGTGTGAGTTGCTGCATAATCAATCCAGAAATACTCATCGTACTACCAGCAATGATTAAACTCAACGTGCGGGGAACACGGGTGGTAAATAAAACAAATTGTTGCTGCGCATCTAATTGAAACAACTGAGAAAGTGCAATGTCCTTCACCCCTATCACTAATGACAATAAGCTGAAAAGTAATAGTAGAACAAACAAACCAATCTTTTTCATGAGAAAACTCCATTTTTATTTAATTGAGAATGATTCTCATTCTTAGTTACAGTGTATGAGAAAACCATCACAAATGCAACCACTTTTTTTCCTTTATTAAAAACTTCTTCTCAAGCCGACTGACCAACGACTTATCTAAGATATGCTATAATGGAGGGAAACGTTAGGAAAGGAGTGTTACTGAATGGCGAATGATGACTTACAACAACGTCTGGATAAAGGAATGTACGGTACGCCCCTCGTTAATCCTGAAGAACAACACAAATACATGGGCACATTTCGTGAACGCTGCCGTCTCTCCATGACCGTCGCTGAAATGAAAGATGCACAGAACCAAAAACATTTATTAGAAGAATTAGCGAAGCATCCTGAAGTTACAGTACTTTTAAATGGCGAAATCTCTTCTGACCTGCAAAGTACCTATATTAAATTATTAAATCAGCATGGCGCAACCTTTAAGATTGTTAACAATTTTGTGGAGAACAACCCTGACTCTCTCGGCTTACTGTTAGCTGAAAAACATGCAGTCGATGAACCTGTGATTGACGTTACAGAAAAATATCCTCAAGCAACAGAAACGCCAAAAGAAGAGCCAACAGCTAAAAAAGGCTTTTGGCAAAAACTATTTCAATCATAAAAAGCTCAAGGAAAGTTATGAGCGCTTCCATTTATAATAGAATTATGCTATTATAAAGATGAAAAAGAGAGGTATGCGGGTACATACCTCTCCTTTTATACCAACACCAGTTATAAGAACTGGTGGCTTACTGAGTTAAGTTTTGAATCTTAACCGTTCGGCCTACGAAGCTTGTGAACGGTTATTTTTTATTGTTTTTCGTTGCTTCAAGGATACCGAAAATCAGTAGTGCAACAAACGCTGCAAAACTAATCATCAATTCCAATGCCGCTTCGATTGACAAAAAATGCTCCTTTCGTTAAAGTGCATCGGATACACATAGGCATCACCTGCCTCTCTAACTCAGAGCCACCGTCATACAACTTTCATTGGTAATAGTTTTAGTATAACCTATTGGGTGCACCAAGAAAACGTTTTTATAGGAATTTTCTATAAAATGCTATAAGTTATGAGCGCTTCCATTTTAAATAGAATTATGCTATTATGAAAATGAAAAGAGAGATATGCTACTACATACCTCTCCTTTATACCAACACCAGTTATAAGAACTGGTGGCTTACTGAGTTAAGTTTTTGTTGTTCTTTAACCGTTCAGCCGTCTAAGCTTATGAACGGTTATTTTTTATCGTTTTTCGTTGC from Enterococcus faecalis includes the following:
- a CDS encoding ABC transporter permease, translating into MKKIGLFVLLLLFSLLSLVIGVKDIALSQLFQLDAQQQFVLFTTRVPRTLSLIIAGSTMSISGLIMQQLTQNKFVAPSVAGTTDSARLGILVAMLFFPTAPFLYRTAIAFIFALSGTLLFLALIRLLPSKNQVMVPLVGVMFGNILGSIATFFAYQYQLVQNMSAWLQGNFSTVMKGNYEWLFLMIPLWFVIYLFAYHFTVVGMGEAFANSLGVHYQRIQFLGLTLVALASAIVLLMVGNIPFLGVVIPNLVSLRYGDHMKNTLWLTGICGSLFLLICDILARVLIAPYEIPVSVVVGTLGSILFILLLLRGRKQ
- a CDS encoding YueI family protein, which translates into the protein MANDDLQQRLDKGMYGTPLVNPEEQHKYMGTFRERCRLSMTVAEMKDAQNQKHLLEELAKHPEVTVLLNGEISSDLQSTYIKLLNQHGATFKIVNNFVENNPDSLGLLLAEKHAVDEPVIDVTEKYPQATETPKEEPTAKKGFWQKLFQS
- a CDS encoding putative holin-like toxin, with protein sequence MSIEAALELMISFAAFVALLIFGILEATKNNKK